The genomic segment CGATTAACGACGACAAAGTGTCGGAAGTCATTGAGAAGACTTTGCATAGCCGTCCAGCCAAGGCGACGCACTGGTCGACGACTTTGATGGCCGAAGAGACTGCCCTCAATGCCATGGCAGTCAGCCGCATCTGGCGCGCCTTTGGGCTCAAGCCGCACCGGCTGGAAACCTTCAAGTTGTCGACCGATCCGCACTTTGTTGACAAAGTGCACGACATCGTCGGTCTGTATCTGAATCCGCCAGATCGTGCCTTGGTGTTGTGCGTTGATGAAAAAAGCCAGATTCAAGCCCTGAACCGTACCCAACCTGGCTTGCCGTTGCGTTTCGGGTCTGCCGAAACCACGACCCACGACTATGTGCGACACGGCACGACGACCTTGTTCGCAGCGCTGGATATCGCCACCGGCGAAGTCATTGGTCGCTTGCACCGGCGGCATCGCAGTGCGGAGTTCCTGGCGTTCCTGCGCGCACTGGATCGTGAGGTGCCCAAGCACCTCGATATTCATCTCATTCTCGACAATTACGGCACGCACAAAACCGAAGCGGTCCGCGCTTGGTTTGCCGCCAGACCGCGCTATCACCTGCACTTCACCCCGACCTCAGCTTCCTGGCTCAATCTGGTAGAACGCTTTTTCTCGCTGTTGTCACAGCGGTGGATCAAACGTAACGCCCACACCAGTACCAACGACCTTGAGCGATCCATCCGCCACTACCTCAAAACCTACAACCAGGACCCCAAACCCTTCGTATGGCGCAAATCCGCCGATGAAATCATCTCGGCTATCGCCCGCCTCTCTGATCGAATCAATAATAAAGTGAACTTTTGTTAAAGGACACTAGGCTGTGTCGTCACGAGATATGATAAGCGCTCCTTAAGGCCACAACGAGCGATCTTATGAAGGAGTCCTTTCGTCGCCACGATCTTTCGGATCGAGACTGGGCGTTGCTTGAACCCCATCTGCCTGGTCAAGCCGGGCAGTGGGGCGGCGTCGCCAAGAACAATCGCCAGTTCATCAATGCGGTCCTGTGGATTGTGCGGACGGGGGCTCCTTGGCGCGACTTGCCTCCGGCCTACGGCGATTGGAAAAACACGCATCGACGCTTCTGTCGCTGGCGCGATAGCGGCGTGTGGGAAGCCTTGCTCGACCGCTTGATCGACGAGCCTGACTTCGAGTGGTTGATGATTGATGCCAGCCATTGCAAGGTTCACCCTCATGCGGCCGGTGCTCGCGGGGGCAATCAAGGCATCGGTCGTACAAAAGGGGGCTCAACACCAAGATACATCTGGCCGTGGATGCGCATGGTATGCCGGTCCGAATCCTTGCTACAGAAGCTACCCGAGCGGATTGTGTGGAAGCTTCAACCCTGATCCAAGGCTTCAGTGCCGAGCACCTGATCGCTGACAAGGGTTATGACAGCAACACAATCATTGAGCAGGCTCAAGCACAAGGAATGCGGGCGGAAATCCCCCCGCGCAAGAACCGCAAGGTGCTACGCGAATTCGACAAGCACCTGTATCGTCAGCGGCACTTGGTCGAGAATGCGTTCTTGCATCTCAAGCAATGGCGTGGCATCGCCACGCGTTACGCCAAGAACCTGTCCTCTTTCCTCGCCGCTGCCCAGATTCGATGCATGGTCCTTTGGCTCACAATCTCGTGACGACACTGCCTAGGAAAGAGGCGCGAGTTTTGGTCATTCCAAATAAGCGCCGATTGACGCCACATGGCGCGATTTGGGCCGCAACCCGAAGGGCCGGGGCCATTTTGAAGCAGGGTCGTCGTTACTCGGGGGTTTGCGTACACCTGTACGCCGCACCCCTCGCGCCTCGCCCTGCTTCAAAATGACCTCCGGCGCAGACGTGAGACTTGATCAGCGCTCCCCAAGCCCTCAAACGCTGTCTTCAACCCAGCGCAGCGGACCCTTCTTGGCGATGGCCGCCAGCCGCGCGCGGTGCGCAGCCCACTCGGCGTCGCTGGGGGCGATCACCGGCATTGGCCCGTCGGGCAGTGGCCCGAGGTGCTCGAGAAAGCGCGATGCCCCGAAGTTACCCTGCTCGGACACCAGGGCAAGGTCGGATTGGCCCCCGGTCATCGTCAGAAACACGTCGGCCAGCAGCCGCGCGTCGAGCAGCGCGCCGTGAAAATCGCGGCCCGAGTTGTCGACACTGAAGCGCTTGCACAGCGCGTCCAGGCTCACCCTTTGGCCCGGCATCTGTTGCCGCGCCATCGTCAGGGTGTCGGTGACGGTGCAGACCTCGGAGAGCCGGCGCTCGAAGCCGGCCTTGGCAAACTCCGAGTCGAGAAAGCCCATGTCGAACGGCGCGTTGTGAATCAGCAGCTCGGCGCCTTCAAGATAGGCCCAGAGGTCTTTGGCAATCTCGGCGAAGCGCGGCTTGTTGGCCAGAAAATGTGTGGTCAGGCCGTGCACGTCAACCGCACCCTCGTCGATCTCGCGATCAGGGTTCAGGTACTGGTGAAAGTCGTTGCGGGTGAACCGGCGTTTGACCAACTCGATGCAGCCGATCTCAATGATGCGATGGCCCTCGCCCACTTCCAGACCGGTGGTTTCGGTGTCGAGCACGACCTGTCGATGGGCCGGGTGCGTCATCGCGCGCCCTCAAGTCCCCGGTTGGCCAGGGCGTCAGCTGCTTCGTTGCCGGGATCGCCGGCATGGCCTTTCACCCAGCGCCAGTCCATGTGATGTCGCTGGCAGGCGCTGTCGAGCCGCTGCCACAGGTCCTGATTCTTCACCGGCGCGCCGGCCGCGGTCTTCCAGCCACGCCGCTTCCAGCCCGGCAACCATTCGGTCAGGCCTTTCATGACGTAGGTCGAGTCGGTGCACAGCGTGACGGCGCAGCGGTCCTTGAGTGCGTCCAACGCCTCGATGACCGCCATCATTTCCATGCGATTGTTGGTGGTGGCCGTCTCGCCACCGGTGAGTTCGCGGCGGCGATCGCCGTAAATCAGCAGCGCACCCCAGCCGCCGGGGCCTGGATTACCGCGACAGGCGCCGTCGGTGTAGATCAACACCTTCTTTTCAGGCGTGTCGGCGCTCATTGCGGGCGCTGCGGCAGACGTGCGACGGCAGCGCCTTCACCGACCGGCAAGCCGATGGCGGCCCGACCGCGCAGGCGCGGTGATTGCGGCAACCGGTTCATCGGAATCACTCGTTTACGTGCGGTCAAAATGTAAGCGCCCTGCAGGGGCTGTATCAGGCGTCGCAGCCAGGCCCCCTCGCCGTCGCGCAGCGCCGTCAAACCGCGCCAACCCGGCGTGAAGCGCAGGGTGTCGCTGACCTCGAAATCGAGCAACTCCAACCAGTCGCGCAAACGATGCAAAGACGGCGTGCTGCGCAGAACCGGTACCCGCTGCGCGGCCCAGCCCCAGCGCAGCCGCCAGTTCCACGGGCTCCACGGATTGAGCCCGACCACCACCAGGCGGCCGCGGTCATTGAGCAGCCTGTGCGCCTCGCGCACCACTTCACGCGGCGCGCCGCATTGCCCGAGCGTGAATGGCAGCACTACCGCATCGGCATCGGCGTTGCGCAGTGGTAGGGCGGTGAGCTGCGACCAGACGTCGGCATGTGCCGAGCGCGGCGTGCCGATGACCATGGTCGGCATCAGCGCCGCTTCGCGTACGGCGCCGGCCACCTCGGTACCACCAACCTGGACCAACAGGCGGCCGAATAATTCGGGCAGCACCTGGCGCAGGTGTTGTTCGCTCATCTGGTAGAGCCGCTGCAGGCCAGGCAACGACGGCGTGAACAATGTGGCCATGAGATTTCGATCCTTGCGCATGGGTTTCACATGATAAGCGCGGTTGCCGCCGCGATATGCTCGGGGCCGGTTCAATTGACGAGATCGATGATGAGCAGCGCGCATCCCATCCCCATCTTTCAGGACAACTACGTCTGGTGTTGGCCCGCGCCTGACAGCCATACTGCGTGGGTGGTCGACCCCGGCGATGCGGCGCCAGTGCTCGCGCACCTGAAGGCCCACGGTTGGACGCTGGGCGGCATTCTGGTCACGCATTGGCACCCCGACCACATTGGCGGCATTCCTGACTTGCTGGCGGCCATGCCCTGTCCGGTCATCGGTCCGGCGGCCGAGGCGGCCCGCATCCCGACACTGAGCCAAAAGGTGGGTGGCGGTGAGGTCCTCGACCTGCCCATTGGCCGCGCGCAAGTGTTCGACGTGCCCGGCCACACCCTGGGCCACATCGCCTTCTTGATTGACGACTGGCTGTTTTGCGGCGACACGCTGTTTTGCGGCGGCTGCGGGCGATTGTTTGAAGGCACGCCCGAACAGATGCTGGCCTCGCTCAACCGCCTTGCCGAATTACCGCCCACCACACACGTTGCCTGCACCCACGAGTACACCCTGTCGAATCTGCGCTTCGCCGCTGCGGTGGAACCCGACAACGCCGACCTTCAAGCCTTTCGCGTCGACGCCGAGGCGCTGCGCGCACAGGGGAAACCCACCCTGCCCAGCACCCTGGCACGCGAGCGCGCGCTGAACCCGTTTTTGCGCGCCAACCAGCCAACCGTACGCGCCGCGGCAAGCGCAAGAGCGGGCAAGGCGCTGCCATCCGAGGCACAGGTTTTCGCCGAAATCAGGGCCTGGAAGGACCACTTCTGAGGCGTGTGGACGGACGAACCGGGTGATCGATCACGGCCCGGCCGACCACATTTTTGGCCAGGGCTTCCCGAAACTGGAAAACCCTGCTAAATAGCCGCCCGAAAGCTTCAACCGCACCCTCGAACGGACAGTCATGGCCCGCAAACCGAAAAAAGCCGCTGAAAAACCTGCCGCGAAACCGACCGGAAAACCAGCCGAATCCAATGAGGACTATGACGACCTGCCCGACGATGACCTCGACGGCGACGGCGAAGACATCGACATCGACGAACCCACACCTCCGGCCGTCAAGACACGGGACTGGCGCGACGTCGAGCGGCTCAAGGAGGAGCGTCGGCTGCGGGCGCTGATCGACGACGATCTGGATATCTGAGTTGCCGCCGAAGGTTTAGGCGTCCAGCGGCGGTGCCTCCAAGCCGTCGCGCAGCCGCTCGAACGCACTGTCGACGTCGTCCTGAATGCTATAAAGCTGCAGGTCCTCCGGGCTGATCAGCCCCCGGTCCGCCAGCATCTGAAAATTGACCACGCCCTCCCAGAACTCCTTGCCGTAGAGGATGATCGGCATCGGCGCCGACTTGCCGGTTTGGGTCAACGTCAGCAACTCGAACAATTCGTCAAGGGTGCCGAAGCCGCCCGGAAAAATCACCGCCGCGCGCGCCAGCTTCAGAAACCAGAATTTGCGCAGAAAGAAATAGTGAAACTCCACTGCATGATCTTCCTGAACATGCGGATTGACGTGCTGCTCGAACGGCAATGAGATGTTCAAACCAATATTGAGGCTGCGATCAACCCGCGCCGCGCCCTCATGACCCGCCTGCATGATGCCGGGGCCCCCGCCAGTGATGAGGTGAAAACGATCTGCAGCGGCGTGGGTGTCGACCGTCCAGCGCGCCAGACGCTCACCGAGCGCGGCGGCCTCGCGGTAGTAATCGCGCTGGCCGTCAATCGACCGCGTGCGCGCCGAGCCGAAAAAGATCACGCCCTGACGGACGCCGAGTCGGTCAAAACGCTGCTCGGGCTCGGAATACTCGCAGAGGATGCGAATACTCCGAGCCTTTTCACTGTTGAGAAAAACCTCGTTCTTGTATGCCTTGGTGATGGCCATTTCAGCGGCTACCGGAGATCAGGGCGGGCGACCATAGCAGGTCCGTGTGTCTACCCGGCGGGCCGATTCAGGCGGCCAGCTTGACCCCGGCAGCGAGCGGCGTGTGCGCCTTGTGGCGCAGCAACTGGCCGAAGCGCTCATGGCCAAAGCTCGGGACGTAGGCGCCGTTGCCCCACGCGACCTTGCCGTTGATCAGCGTATAGCGGACCACCCCGTCGCTGCGGTTGACCAGTTGGTGATGCGCGAAGGCCTCGCGGTACAGATACTGCACGTTGGCTTCGGAATCATAGGCCGCCAGAGCCTCGGGATCGATCACGGCCAGGTCAGCACGCGCCCCGACCTTGAGCACGCCCACGTCCAGCCCGAAGAGCTCAGCCGGCTCTTCAGTCAGGCGATGCACCGCGTACGCAACCTGCGCCAGGCCCTCCTGTTGGGCGATCTTCAGCATCCTCAGATTGCCGTCGTAAAAGGCCATGTTGGTCAGGTGAGCGCCGCTGTCGTTGAAGCCCGGCAGCAGCAGCGGGTTGAACAACAGGTCGCGCACCACCTTGGGGTCACGGTTGGCGGTGACCGTGGTCCAGCGCAGCGCCGTGTCGAACTCACGCAGCAAGTGCAGGAAAAAATCGGCGTCATCGCAAGGCTTGGGGAAGCGCGCAAAAGCCTCGGCTTCGGCCACCGAAACCGCGCCGGCGCCGCTGCGCTGCCACTGCTGCAGACGGTCGAAGACGGTCTGCATCAGCGTGCCATTCCACTCGGCCTGCGGGCAGCGGTCGATGGTCATGTCGTCGAGCCGCCGCGACAGCACGATGTCTTCGCGCTTCAGCAGGCGCAGCAGATTGGCCAGATTGAAGCCGCGTTTGCCCTTGAACCACATGCGCCGATAAGACTTGACCCACGCCGGGTCGTGGAGGATGGCCATGCGCGCGGCGCGGTCATCGAGGTCACATTCGTTGAGGCGGCGCAGCTCCGGAATCTCTTCCGACAGCGGCGTCACCACGCCGTCGCTCCAGGTCTTGAACGGGGCGGCCAGCGCCTGCAGGCGGAAGTGGCCTTTGATCAACCGGGAATTGAGAATCTTTGACAACAGCAGCCCCAGCTTGACGATGGAGCGGTTGGTCGCAACATCAATTGCCGCAACAGCCGTCACCTTCAGGGCTTTGCCGTGCAGGCGCCCCGAGGTCAGCAAAAAGTTGCGCACCACCGCGAGCTTGTCGTCTTTGGGCGGGGTCGCCTGCCAGACGCGGCCCCAGCGACGTACCACGCCGGTGAGCGCCTTGAGTTCGCTGTAGGGCGCAAATTGGGTGGGAATCTGCTTGTCGGTGTGCGGCTGGTTGGCCAAGAAATGGAACGGTAGCGCGTCGGTTGAAAAGCCGACGTAGCCTTCTTCCATCCCTTTCTCGAGCAAGGCTTTCATCTGCGCCAGCTCGTCGGCCGTGGGGTTGCGGGTGACCGACGCCTTGAGCCCCATCACCTCAATGCGCAACATCGAATGGGGAATCATGGTGACAAAATTCGGCCCCAGCGCAAGCGCATCAAAGTGATCGAGATACGCCGCCGAGGTGGTCCACGTGCATTGATCGGCAACCTTGGCCAGCACCGGCTTGGGCACGTTCTCGACCCGGGCAAAGCAGTCGACGATAGGGTCTTCGCCATTGCGTCGCTGATGGCCGTAAGTCACCCCGAGCGAGCAGTTGGCGGCAATGACCGTGGTCGTGCCATGACGTACCGCCTCGGGCAGACCGGGCTCCAGCTCGACCTCAAGGTCGAAATGGGTGTGCACGTCCAGCAGGCCCGGGATCAGCCACTGGCCCTCAAGGTCCAGCGTCTGTTCGGCGCGCTCGCTCGGCAAGTGGGCATCGATGGCGTCGATAACACCGCCGGCGATCGCAACATCGGTCTTGCGGGCCGGGGCGCCGGTGCCGTCGAAGACCAGCGCGTTCTTCAGCAGCAGGGACCACCGGGGAGACGTTCCGTCCATGTCCAACTCCTGACGCAAATGGTTGAGCGGGTTTCGCGGCCCCATTTTAGGGCCGACTGCGCCGCAACCCGCTAGGAAGATCAACCACTTGGACATCGCGACGCTAGGAAATCGGACCCAGCACGACAGGCCCCCGCTGGGCGCCGTTGGGTCCGATCAACAGCGCCGGCGGACCAGCCGTCCCATTAAATGGCGCTCAGCCAAGAGGCGTAGCGCGGCGCCTTGCCGGTCACCACGTCGAGATACGCCGCCTGCAGCTTGGCGGTGATGGGACCACGGCCGCCATCACCCACCGGCCGGTTGTCGACTTCGCGAATCGGTGTCACTTCAGCCGCCGTGCCGGTAAAGAACGCCTCATCGCAGCAGTAAAGTTCGTCGCGCGTAATGCGACGTTCCTTCACGGTGTAACCGAAGTCTTCGGCCAGGGTCATCACCGTGCGACGGGTGATGCCGTCCAGCGCGCTGGTCACGTCAGGCGTCGAAATCACACCATTGGTGACCACGAAAATGTTCTCGGCGCTGCCCTCGGCAACATAGCCATCGGGATCAAGCATCAGCGCCTCGTCGTAGCCATCCTTGAGCACTTCGTTGAGCGCCATCGACGAGTTCAGGTAATTGGCGTTGGCCTTGGCACGACACATCGACGCGTTGACGTAGTTGCGCGAAAACGAGCTGGTCTTGATGCGGATGCCGCGCTCCATGTTCTCGGCGCCCAGATAGGCGCCCCACTCCCACGCCGCAACGATGACGTGGGTCTTGAGCCCGGTGGCGCGCAGACCCATGCCTTCGGAGCCATAGAACGCCATGGGCCGCAGGTAGGCGCTGGCGAGCTTGTTGGCACGTAGCACCTCTTTCTGCGCCTCGTTAAGTTCGGCAGCGGTGTACGGCATGCCCATGCCAATGATCTTGGCCGAGTTCATCAACCGCTTGGTGTGCTCTTCAAGCCGGAAAATCGCGGTGCCGTCGGGCGTCTGATAGGCGCGAACCCCTTCGAAGCAGCCGACGCCGTAGTGCAGGGAATACGTCAGGACGTGGGTCGTGCACTCGCGCCAGGGCTTGAGTTCACCGTCGAACCAGATGAAGCCGTCGCGATCGGCAAAAGAGGTCATGCGTGTCAATCCTTCAAAGAGTGAGCCGCCGGCTGCGGGCAAGCCGATCATTATAAAGATCGCGACGCCCGAGAGTTACGACGCGTTCACCACCCCGTTAAAGGTCGCCTGCCAAGCCTGCGCAATCACCGCCTGCGGCCCAGTGGCCGTCTCGCGCGACACGCGGGTCCCGACGTTTTCCAACGCCCGGCCATGGGCCAGATCGCGCAATTCACGATAGGCGGCAATCAGGCGCTCCTTGAAGTCGGCCGAGATCACCTGTGCCTCGGACAGCACTTCGAGTTGCCGCCAGTTGTCGGACCACTGCAAGACCGCCGGAACGTTCGCGGCCTCGCGCAGCACCAGGTACTGGGTGATGAACTCGGCATCGGTCAGACCGCCGACACCATGCTTGATGTCCCACTCGGTGTCGTTGCTACGGTCCAGACTCGCGCGCATCTTCTGCCGCATTTCGACGATGGCGCGTGCCAGCTCGGCCTGCTCGCGCGGCTGCGCGAGGGTCTCGGCGCGGATTGCCTGAAACGACGCGGCGAGCCCTGCCGGCCCACACAGAAAGCGCGCGCGGGTCAATGCCTGATGCTCCCAGGTCCACGCCGATTCACGCTGGTAGCGAGCGAACCCCGACAGTGAGATCACCACCAGCCCCGACTGCCCGTTGGGACGAAGCTGCAGGTCGACTTCGTACACCCGACCGGCGGCAGTCCGCGTCGACAGCAGGTTGATCATGCGTTGCGCGCAGCGGGCAAACCAGGTGCTGACGTCGAGTGTGCGCCGGCCGTCAACGGTTTCGGCCTGCGGCTCGTCGGCATCGTGAATGAAGACCAGGTCGAGGTCGGAGCCATAGCCCATCTCGATGCCGCCGAGCTTGCCGTAGCCGATGACCGCCAAGCCGGCAGGGCTGCCGTCGGCCTTGACCGGGCGGCCAAACTCGGCGGTCATGGCACGGGTGACTTGGTCCAGCGCAACTTCCAGCAGGCACTCTGCCAACCAGGTCAGTCGGTCACTGACCTGCACCAGCGGCAGATCTTCGAGCAGGTCGGCGGCCGCCACGCGCAAAGAGATGTCTTTCTGAAAACGTCGTAATGCGTTGTTCAGGCCCTCGGGATCTTCCGGCGGCAGTGTCGAAAGTCGGTCTTCGAGCTCGCGGGCGATATCGTCACGGGTCATCGGCGCTAGCAGCGTGCGCGGGTCCAGCAACTGGTCGAGCAGTGCCGGGCTGCCGGCCAAATACTCACTGAGCCACGGACTCGCCGC from the Polycyclovorans algicola TG408 genome contains:
- a CDS encoding branched-chain amino acid transaminase, with amino-acid sequence MTSFADRDGFIWFDGELKPWRECTTHVLTYSLHYGVGCFEGVRAYQTPDGTAIFRLEEHTKRLMNSAKIIGMGMPYTAAELNEAQKEVLRANKLASAYLRPMAFYGSEGMGLRATGLKTHVIVAAWEWGAYLGAENMERGIRIKTSSFSRNYVNASMCRAKANANYLNSSMALNEVLKDGYDEALMLDPDGYVAEGSAENIFVVTNGVISTPDVTSALDGITRRTVMTLAEDFGYTVKERRITRDELYCCDEAFFTGTAAEVTPIREVDNRPVGDGGRGPITAKLQAAYLDVVTGKAPRYASWLSAI
- the rnhA gene encoding ribonuclease HI, producing MSADTPEKKVLIYTDGACRGNPGPGGWGALLIYGDRRRELTGGETATTNNRMEMMAVIEALDALKDRCAVTLCTDSTYVMKGLTEWLPGWKRRGWKTAAGAPVKNQDLWQRLDSACQRHHMDWRWVKGHAGDPGNEAADALANRGLEGAR
- a CDS encoding IS5 family transposase (programmed frameshift), which gives rise to MKESFRRHDLSDRDWALLEPHLPGQAGQWGGVAKNNRQFINAVLWIVRTGAPWRDLPPAYGDWKNTHRRFCRWRDSGVWEALLDRLIDEPDFEWLMIDASHCKVHPHAAGARGGNQGIGRTKGGFNTKIHLAVDAHGMPVRILATEATRADCVEASTLIQGFSAEHLIADKGYDSNTIIEQAQAQGMRAEIPPRKNRKVLREFDKHLYRQRHLVENAFLHLKQWRGIATRYAKNLSSFLAAAQIRCMVLWLTIS
- the gloB gene encoding hydroxyacylglutathione hydrolase, producing MSSAHPIPIFQDNYVWCWPAPDSHTAWVVDPGDAAPVLAHLKAHGWTLGGILVTHWHPDHIGGIPDLLAAMPCPVIGPAAEAARIPTLSQKVGGGEVLDLPIGRAQVFDVPGHTLGHIAFLIDDWLFCGDTLFCGGCGRLFEGTPEQMLASLNRLAELPPTTHVACTHEYTLSNLRFAAAVEPDNADLQAFRVDAEALRAQGKPTLPSTLARERALNPFLRANQPTVRAAASARAGKALPSEAQVFAEIRAWKDHF
- a CDS encoding class I SAM-dependent methyltransferase, which codes for MATLFTPSLPGLQRLYQMSEQHLRQVLPELFGRLLVQVGGTEVAGAVREAALMPTMVIGTPRSAHADVWSQLTALPLRNADADAVVLPFTLGQCGAPREVVREAHRLLNDRGRLVVVGLNPWSPWNWRLRWGWAAQRVPVLRSTPSLHRLRDWLELLDFEVSDTLRFTPGWRGLTALRDGEGAWLRRLIQPLQGAYILTARKRVIPMNRLPQSPRLRGRAAIGLPVGEGAAVARLPQRPQ
- a CDS encoding LOG family protein, yielding MAITKAYKNEVFLNSEKARSIRILCEYSEPEQRFDRLGVRQGVIFFGSARTRSIDGQRDYYREAAALGERLARWTVDTHAAADRFHLITGGGPGIMQAGHEGAARVDRSLNIGLNISLPFEQHVNPHVQEDHAVEFHYFFLRKFWFLKLARAAVIFPGGFGTLDELFELLTLTQTGKSAPMPIILYGKEFWEGVVNFQMLADRGLISPEDLQLYSIQDDVDSAFERLRDGLEAPPLDA
- a CDS encoding IS630 family transposase yields the protein MTGRKPIGLELTPTEQSELEQWARRRKTPSADKQRAQIILGCSLGLSGREVGQRCGVTTQTVSKWRRRFEQYRIAGLSDAPRTGRPRTINDDKVSEVIEKTLHSRPAKATHWSTTLMAEETALNAMAVSRIWRAFGLKPHRLETFKLSTDPHFVDKVHDIVGLYLNPPDRALVLCVDEKSQIQALNRTQPGLPLRFGSAETTTHDYVRHGTTTLFAALDIATGEVIGRLHRRHRSAEFLAFLRALDREVPKHLDIHLILDNYGTHKTEAVRAWFAARPRYHLHFTPTSASWLNLVERFFSLLSQRWIKRNAHTSTNDLERSIRHYLKTYNQDPKPFVWRKSADEIISAIARLSDRINNKVNFC
- the dnaQ gene encoding DNA polymerase III subunit epsilon → MTHPAHRQVVLDTETTGLEVGEGHRIIEIGCIELVKRRFTRNDFHQYLNPDREIDEGAVDVHGLTTHFLANKPRFAEIAKDLWAYLEGAELLIHNAPFDMGFLDSEFAKAGFERRLSEVCTVTDTLTMARQQMPGQRVSLDALCKRFSVDNSGRDFHGALLDARLLADVFLTMTGGQSDLALVSEQGNFGASRFLEHLGPLPDGPMPVIAPSDAEWAAHRARLAAIAKKGPLRWVEDSV
- a CDS encoding N-acyl-D-amino-acid deacylase family protein; the encoded protein is MDGTSPRWSLLLKNALVFDGTGAPARKTDVAIAGGVIDAIDAHLPSERAEQTLDLEGQWLIPGLLDVHTHFDLEVELEPGLPEAVRHGTTTVIAANCSLGVTYGHQRRNGEDPIVDCFARVENVPKPVLAKVADQCTWTTSAAYLDHFDALALGPNFVTMIPHSMLRIEVMGLKASVTRNPTADELAQMKALLEKGMEEGYVGFSTDALPFHFLANQPHTDKQIPTQFAPYSELKALTGVVRRWGRVWQATPPKDDKLAVVRNFLLTSGRLHGKALKVTAVAAIDVATNRSIVKLGLLLSKILNSRLIKGHFRLQALAAPFKTWSDGVVTPLSEEIPELRRLNECDLDDRAARMAILHDPAWVKSYRRMWFKGKRGFNLANLLRLLKREDIVLSRRLDDMTIDRCPQAEWNGTLMQTVFDRLQQWQRSGAGAVSVAEAEAFARFPKPCDDADFFLHLLREFDTALRWTTVTANRDPKVVRDLLFNPLLLPGFNDSGAHLTNMAFYDGNLRMLKIAQQEGLAQVAYAVHRLTEEPAELFGLDVGVLKVGARADLAVIDPEALAAYDSEANVQYLYREAFAHHQLVNRSDGVVRYTLINGKVAWGNGAYVPSFGHERFGQLLRHKAHTPLAAGVKLAA